The Gemmata palustris genome includes a region encoding these proteins:
- the rsfS gene encoding ribosome silencing factor, with translation MNTATLNTVSTVPAPHSARPISSALHRACLAARTIADNKGRDILVLDLRPCTPLFDYFIIATGASRRQIHTLAEETDAALRAEGDTRIGIEGYEASKWIVQDYGDIMIHVFDPDTRDYYKLEELWADAIKVDWENED, from the coding sequence TTGAACACCGCTACGTTGAACACGGTGAGCACGGTGCCCGCCCCACACTCCGCCCGCCCCATTAGCAGCGCCCTTCACCGGGCCTGCCTCGCGGCGAGAACCATCGCCGACAACAAGGGGCGCGACATCTTGGTGCTGGACCTCCGTCCCTGCACCCCTTTGTTCGATTACTTCATCATCGCCACCGGCGCCAGCCGCCGCCAGATTCACACTCTGGCCGAGGAAACGGACGCCGCCCTCCGCGCCGAAGGGGACACCCGCATCGGCATCGAAGGGTACGAGGCGAGTAAGTGGATCGTGCAGGACTACGGCGACATCATGATTCACGTGTTCGACCCCGACACCCGCGACTACTACAAGCTCGAAGAGCTGTGGGCGGACGCGATCAAGGTGGACTGGGAGAACGAAGACTAA
- the argS gene encoding arginine--tRNA ligase, with translation MNLLTQIRSLFEPALTALAPDRAKVPDLLAAIKPASNADHGDYQANCAMALAKTLNRPKEAQQVAKEIIAALPANDVLEAPTVAGPGFINLRLKPDFLAKAIAGIATDAKLGVSLAVKSKRFVIDYSSPNVAKPLHVGHLRSTIIGDALTRVLRFLGHTVIADNHLGDWGTQFGILLYGYRTFLNKEAYKKNPVRELARLYVLIRNLTTTVDILSRGFTHHRDEAAFQTNAVAELTRVYINGLKRASDPDDYDDEGGAKGPPAPNPVANACREETAKLHTGDAENLKLWHEFMPPCMEEIHKVYRKLEILPFDHEHGESFYQPMLTDVVESIQAAGVSEEGEGGSLIIRFGPENVSLIRKRDGAFTYTTTDLATVKYRAETFKPDVALYVVDFRQGQHFANVFEGARRWGYTSMALEHVKFGSVLGKDGKPLKTREGGATELMQLLERAVELGGSLFELIHWKRSAQGHDVPNWDEFAEEEKTNIASAIGIGAVKYADLSQNRTTDYTFDFAKMLATNGNTATYMQYAYARCRAIFRKGEVNESRFRTNPPALITSHAAERALVLQLLRFPEAVEAAAADYSPHLITSYLWDLAKSYSVFFENCPVLKAETPELKDSRLLLVDLVSRVIKQALDLLGIRVVERM, from the coding sequence ATGAACCTGCTGACGCAAATCCGTTCGCTGTTCGAGCCGGCGCTGACCGCACTCGCGCCGGACCGAGCAAAGGTACCGGACCTGCTCGCCGCCATCAAACCGGCCTCGAACGCGGACCACGGCGACTACCAGGCGAACTGCGCGATGGCGCTGGCGAAGACTTTGAATCGCCCAAAAGAAGCGCAACAAGTCGCGAAAGAGATCATCGCCGCCCTTCCCGCCAACGACGTGTTAGAAGCTCCCACGGTCGCGGGTCCGGGGTTCATCAATCTGCGCCTGAAACCGGATTTCCTCGCCAAAGCGATTGCGGGAATCGCCACTGACGCGAAGCTCGGTGTTTCACTTGCGGTGAAATCGAAGAGGTTCGTAATCGACTACAGTTCGCCGAACGTGGCGAAACCGCTCCACGTCGGGCACCTCCGCAGCACGATCATCGGCGACGCACTTACTCGCGTCCTCCGGTTCCTCGGTCACACGGTCATCGCCGACAACCACCTCGGTGACTGGGGGACACAGTTCGGCATCCTGCTCTACGGATACCGCACGTTCCTCAACAAAGAGGCGTACAAAAAGAACCCCGTGCGCGAACTCGCGCGCCTGTACGTTCTCATCCGCAACCTCACGACGACCGTCGATATTTTGTCGCGCGGGTTCACGCACCACCGCGACGAGGCCGCGTTCCAGACGAACGCGGTCGCGGAACTGACGCGCGTGTACATCAACGGGCTGAAGCGCGCGAGTGATCCCGACGACTATGACGACGAGGGTGGGGCGAAAGGGCCGCCCGCTCCCAACCCAGTCGCGAACGCTTGTCGCGAGGAAACTGCAAAACTCCACACCGGCGACGCGGAGAACCTGAAACTGTGGCACGAGTTCATGCCGCCGTGCATGGAGGAGATCCACAAGGTTTACAGGAAGCTCGAAATCCTGCCGTTCGACCACGAGCACGGCGAGAGCTTCTACCAGCCCATGCTCACCGACGTGGTCGAATCGATCCAGGCCGCGGGGGTGTCGGAAGAGGGCGAGGGGGGATCGCTCATCATCCGCTTCGGGCCGGAGAACGTGTCTCTGATCCGCAAGCGCGACGGCGCGTTCACCTACACCACCACCGATCTCGCGACGGTCAAGTACCGCGCCGAGACGTTCAAGCCGGATGTGGCGCTGTACGTCGTGGACTTCCGCCAGGGACAGCACTTCGCCAACGTGTTCGAGGGCGCGCGCCGCTGGGGGTACACCTCAATGGCACTCGAACACGTGAAGTTCGGTTCGGTACTCGGCAAGGACGGGAAGCCCCTCAAGACGCGCGAGGGCGGTGCCACGGAACTGATGCAACTGCTCGAACGGGCGGTTGAACTCGGCGGCAGCCTGTTCGAGTTGATCCACTGGAAGCGCAGCGCGCAGGGGCACGACGTCCCAAACTGGGACGAGTTCGCTGAAGAAGAGAAAACCAATATCGCATCGGCGATCGGAATCGGTGCGGTGAAATACGCGGACCTGAGTCAAAACCGCACCACCGATTATACGTTCGACTTCGCGAAAATGCTCGCGACGAACGGTAACACGGCTACGTACATGCAGTACGCATACGCGCGCTGCCGTGCGATCTTCCGCAAGGGCGAGGTTAATGAATCGCGTTTCCGCACGAACCCGCCGGCGCTGATTACTTCACACGCGGCCGAACGCGCGCTAGTGCTCCAGTTGCTGCGCTTTCCGGAAGCGGTCGAAGCAGCGGCGGCGGACTACTCGCCGCACCTCATTACCAGCTATTTGTGGGATTTGGCAAAGAGTTACAGCGTGTTCTTCGAGAACTGCCCGGTGCTGAAGGCCGAGACCCCGGAACTGAAAGACAGCCGCCTGTTGCTGGTCGATCTGGTCAGCCGGGTCATCAAACAGGCGCTCGATTTACTCGGCATTCGTGTTGTCGAGCGCATGTGA
- the obgE gene encoding GTPase ObgE has translation MFVDRVELFVKGGDGGRGASSFRREKFIPLGGPDGGDGGNGGSVIVRADPNADNLAGLTMKKHWKARSGEAGGGAKCAGKNAEGIVLLVPPGTIVRDRERGHVLKDLVQPGDEVIVAKGGRGGRGNVHFKSSTNRAPREYEPGEEGEERWISLELKVIADAGLVGFPNAGKSTLLSRVSRATPEIASYPFTTKSPNLGIVTIGDNGFVLADLPGLIEGAAQGVGLGHEFLRHVERTRVLIHLVEPFPSDGADPVKNYHSIRKELREYAIPLDGKPEVVCVSKAELTGANEVRDQLAADLGREVLLISAVTGEGLQLVVGRVAQMLDTIKREEAEAAARKKPIEFSTEGAIRTSDFQTTSVASITPPSDEAKP, from the coding sequence ATGTTCGTCGATCGCGTTGAACTGTTCGTGAAGGGCGGGGACGGGGGCCGCGGGGCCTCGTCGTTCCGCCGGGAAAAATTCATCCCGCTCGGCGGGCCGGACGGCGGGGACGGGGGCAACGGCGGGTCGGTCATCGTCCGCGCCGACCCGAACGCGGACAACCTCGCCGGCCTCACGATGAAAAAGCACTGGAAGGCCAGGAGCGGCGAGGCCGGAGGGGGGGCGAAGTGCGCCGGCAAGAACGCCGAGGGCATTGTGCTGCTCGTGCCGCCGGGGACCATTGTCCGCGACCGCGAGCGCGGGCACGTGCTCAAAGACCTCGTGCAACCCGGCGACGAAGTGATCGTCGCCAAGGGCGGGCGCGGCGGGCGCGGGAACGTCCACTTCAAGAGTTCGACCAACCGCGCGCCGCGCGAGTACGAGCCGGGCGAAGAGGGCGAGGAGCGCTGGATCTCGCTCGAACTGAAGGTGATCGCGGACGCGGGCCTGGTCGGGTTCCCGAACGCGGGCAAGTCCACGTTGCTCTCGCGCGTGTCGCGCGCCACGCCGGAAATCGCCTCGTACCCGTTCACGACGAAGTCCCCGAACCTCGGCATCGTCACCATCGGCGACAACGGGTTCGTTCTCGCCGACCTGCCCGGGCTCATTGAGGGCGCGGCGCAGGGCGTGGGGTTGGGCCACGAGTTCCTGCGGCACGTCGAGCGCACGCGCGTGCTCATTCACCTCGTCGAACCGTTCCCATCGGACGGCGCCGACCCGGTCAAGAACTACCACTCGATCCGGAAGGAACTGCGCGAGTACGCAATCCCACTCGACGGCAAACCGGAAGTGGTGTGCGTGAGCAAGGCCGAACTGACCGGCGCAAACGAAGTGCGCGACCAGCTCGCCGCGGACCTCGGGCGCGAGGTACTGCTCATCTCGGCCGTAACCGGCGAGGGGCTTCAGCTCGTGGTCGGCCGCGTAGCGCAGATGCTCGACACCATCAAGCGCGAAGAGGCCGAAGCCGCCGCGCGCAAGAAGCCGATCGAGTTCTCGACCGAAGGCGCGATCCGCACCAGTGACTTCCAAACCACTTCGGTTGCGAGCATCACCCCGCCGAGCGACGAGGCCAAGCCGTGA
- a CDS encoding type III pantothenate kinase → MTPDVVVDIGNTRMKWGRCTGGRVTEMVSLPLDEPESWTEQLALWDLPISLSWAAASVNPAVSDQFQAWVTGADSEVVFLRDYRDVPLSYDVDHPERVGIDRLTNAFAAHCFAHPHPAIVISVGTAVTIDLIDERGVFHGGVIFPGPRLMAYSLHAHTAKLPLVDADTLPTVVAPGKNTTDAILAGIRAAIVGATILLVNHYAEDDATPWVFVTGGAAGDLEQFDFGARFKGTQALPTLTLEGIRIAAETLP, encoded by the coding sequence GTGACGCCGGACGTGGTGGTGGACATTGGCAACACGCGAATGAAGTGGGGCCGGTGTACGGGCGGGCGCGTCACGGAGATGGTGTCCCTTCCGCTCGACGAACCCGAAAGTTGGACTGAACAACTCGCCCTTTGGGATTTACCAATCTCGCTGAGTTGGGCCGCGGCGAGCGTGAACCCGGCCGTCAGCGACCAGTTCCAGGCATGGGTGACGGGCGCGGACAGTGAGGTCGTGTTCCTCCGCGACTACCGCGACGTGCCGCTCAGCTACGACGTCGACCACCCGGAGCGAGTCGGAATTGATCGGCTGACGAACGCTTTCGCAGCCCACTGCTTCGCTCATCCCCACCCCGCCATTGTGATTTCGGTCGGCACCGCGGTGACCATCGACTTGATCGACGAACGGGGCGTGTTCCACGGCGGCGTCATCTTCCCCGGGCCGCGCCTGATGGCCTACTCGTTACACGCACACACGGCGAAACTCCCGCTCGTCGATGCCGACACGCTCCCCACCGTCGTTGCACCGGGTAAGAACACCACGGACGCGATCCTGGCCGGTATTCGCGCGGCGATCGTCGGCGCCACGATTCTGCTCGTCAATCACTACGCCGAAGACGACGCGACGCCCTGGGTGTTCGTCACCGGGGGGGCCGCGGGCGACCTCGAGCAGTTCGACTTCGGCGCGCGATTTAAGGGCACGCAGGCACTTCCGACGCTGACGCTCGAAGGTATCCGCATCGCGGCGGAGACACTGCCATGA